A single genomic interval of Nocardioides nitrophenolicus harbors:
- a CDS encoding hydroxymethylglutaryl-CoA lyase — protein sequence MTGLPMVVPEPGLPTRVTIYEVGPRDGLQNEKSVVPTEVKAAFVKRLIAAGLPVVEATSFVHPQWVPQLADAADLMTGLTAELGDLARRLPVLVPNQRGLDRAVELGLRHVAVFASATETFASRNLNRTLESQFEMFEPTVAAALAAGMDVRGYVSMCFGDPWEGAVPVEQVVTVGKRLLDLGVGQLSLGDTIGVATAGHVKALVAAFADAGVGCERLALHFHDTYGQALTNVHAGLQAGITTYDASAGGLGGCPYAKSATGNLATEDLVWFLTGLGIEHGVDLDAVVGASVWMAEQLGRPSPSAVVRALASTGS from the coding sequence ATGACCGGCCTGCCGATGGTGGTGCCCGAGCCGGGACTGCCGACGAGGGTCACGATCTACGAGGTCGGCCCGCGTGACGGGCTGCAGAACGAGAAGTCGGTGGTGCCGACCGAGGTCAAGGCCGCGTTCGTGAAGCGACTGATCGCCGCCGGGCTGCCGGTGGTCGAGGCCACCAGCTTCGTGCACCCGCAGTGGGTGCCCCAGCTCGCCGACGCCGCGGACCTGATGACCGGCCTGACCGCCGAGCTCGGGGACCTCGCCCGGCGGCTGCCGGTCCTCGTCCCCAACCAGCGCGGACTCGACCGCGCCGTCGAGCTGGGCCTGCGCCATGTCGCGGTCTTCGCCTCGGCCACCGAGACGTTCGCGAGCAGGAACCTCAACCGCACGCTGGAGTCGCAGTTCGAGATGTTCGAGCCGACCGTGGCCGCCGCGCTCGCGGCCGGGATGGACGTCCGCGGCTATGTCTCGATGTGCTTCGGCGACCCGTGGGAGGGCGCGGTCCCCGTCGAGCAGGTCGTCACGGTCGGCAAGCGGCTGCTCGACCTCGGCGTCGGCCAGCTCAGCCTGGGCGACACCATCGGCGTTGCCACCGCGGGCCACGTGAAGGCGCTGGTCGCGGCCTTCGCCGACGCGGGCGTGGGCTGCGAGCGGCTCGCCCTCCACTTCCACGACACCTACGGCCAGGCGCTCACCAACGTCCACGCGGGCCTGCAGGCCGGCATCACGACGTACGACGCGTCGGCGGGCGGCCTCGGCGGCTGCCCCTACGCCAAGAGCGCCACCGGCAACCTCGCCACCGAGGACCTGGTGTGGTTCCTCACCGGCCTCGGGATCGAGCACGGCGTCGACCTCGACGCGGTGGTCGGCGCCAGCGTCTGGATGGCCGAGCAGCTCGGCCGCCCCAGCCCGTCGGCCGTCGTACGGGCCCTCGCTTCCACGGGCTCCTGA